The genomic window AATcatgtcaaaattaattaatttcaccAGTTTACCTAACCCAAAACTGAAACCAAACAtctatttgttaatttttgtctaatttttagaaaattccTTTTAACAGAGGGAGAACAAGTATGACAGTTGGTGCTTCTATGGTATACCAGCCTGAGCTAAAGAAGgataaaagaaaaggaaaaccaCCTGCTCATCCCAAAGTATGCTTTTGTTACCTTGCATTTTACTACTTATCAATAATTTGTGTTCTGCATATGTTTCTCCAATTAATAATCCCTTTTCTAGGTTTCATTTATTATAACTTCCTTATAATCTATTAGAATTTCTTTGTAAGGTTTCTCCTCTTATGTGTTATGCTTGAGATATTTGGTTCTACAAATCTATGTTCATTCCGGTTTCTGTCATGTCTGCAATGGGAGAAGAACAAATATGTCCTGAAGGACATTGGTCCTATAAATTAAAATGGTGCTCTGGCAGTGGCTATGGGTGATGATAGCATTTATTTTGTTCTTAATGTGCTTACAGGTAGTAATTTGTCATATGCATGTGTGCACAATAACCTTGACAAGACGGAACTACCTTGAGCTTGAAACTAATGAAGCTTGAGCTTGAAACTCATGCAGAGGATGAATTTGTTATAAGTGGCTCTTATATctttatgtttttgttgagtttaaaaaaaaaattatgtcttAGTTATACAttcaacaattgcaatgatgaATTTTTTTCCAAGGACGTGGCATTTCCTTTGCCCTTGAACTAcaataaaaaatgttacaaatgAACTTTTTGGAAGATAGATGTCTAATTTGTCTCTTTTAGATTcaattgttatattatattCACTAAGGTATGTTGTACGAAAAATGCCTGGTagtatattatatcattttcaagtTTAATGGTTGTTGTCACATTACATACAAGACCTATTTGTTAGTTGCTGAAAACTGGCTGTATAAGTAATTTGAGCCTACTGATTATGATGTGATCAGTCCAGTTTTAGATGAACCataaacattttttgttttcataaatttatcttttgaaaatttcCTCCCTTGCTCAATTCTGCTATGACCGTATACTTGcctgaagaaaatgaaaaacactTACTTTATAGTCCTCTTTGGTCTATCCTTCATGGTTGCTTGCTTATCCATTATTGTTGTGATATGGCAGTGTATTAAGGAGTGACTTATTACACTCCTTATCATTCTCCTATGTATGATGGATTTTTAGTTTTCATTGTTTCAAAACTCTCATTGTGCAAATTGATACTTCTAAAAAATTCTTTCACTTAGGGAGGAAAGTTGGATAATATTCATGTGTAACCAACCTACTTTGAAAAGTATTATGATGCTTAGAGAAACTTCCAGAGAAAGTATATGTGAAGTTTATAAGTTTTGGTGTTATATATTTTGCATTCcaaattttgtataatttacTTTTGCTTTAATTTTTCATGCAATCGTTGTCTTCTTTCTGATCACTCGGCTTCTTATGCTTTCAATGAGTCTTCAAATTTTCATGCAATCATTGTCATTTTTTGTAAGTGGTGAAAACTCGCGACCACAATCTTTTTGATGCGAAGAGGTTAATATTTTGCGATTTTATTTCTGTTAATTTAGATTTAACAAGAAAGTATGTGCTACACAACTGATATTCTTTAAATCTAATAtttgtttctgttttgtttttgcttggacctaattttttattttttgatagtCCATTATCGAATGTAAAATAGCCACCTTGGTACCTAATCCTTTGCTTTACTTTTGTTGTAAATACCTTTTAGAGAGGATGAGAGAGTATTGATATTTCTTATGTGGTGTAGTGTATTGTTTCTTATAGTTTTGAAAGTTGCAATGCATATCCTGACtcaagttattttttttgttattgtaaGGTTTGATATGATCTTCCTTAATCCCCATGCTTCTTATAACAAGAAGTGTGACTATTGGTAAAGAATATCTTTGTTTTCActcaattagtttttttttttttgtcagttcaATTGAAATAATAGATTGACAACTTTGCTATCAAAATTATTGATTCCAATTTCCTTTCTATTATTCctctttcaaattttaaaagacCGGTCACAAGTTATGTAATTGTTGGGGTAAGGGGGGGGTTGGTTGATcggttttgtttagtttggcTTTCGAAGGTTCACATTGCAATAGGTTTGAGATTATgattctttgttattttttcaaaaacaattgtTGTGTCCTTATTCTtgctttaaactttttttattgtatAGATATGAACCATCGCTACGACAAGATTAATTCTGATATTCGTCCTTACTCCATGATGACAAGAACAGGGTATATGGAGTACAATCCCATGAAGGTAAGCATCAATGTCTTAGTTGGTATGTTTCCTGTTGATCAGTTCTGAAATTTTAAATAGTATAGCAAAATGTCATTTTTAATTGCTAGACTTGGGTGAACTCACAATTAGTATTTTCAGTTTCAATCAATCCAGGCCAATCTAGCTTGGCCTACctgttttgttttcttgatcATTTCACCATCTTTCCATTTCATTGCTCCTGATATTATGATTATTATGTAGAGTGGATATACACTCACATCATTGCTACAATATATTTAATGATAAGCTGAAATGGTCTAATGTTATGCTTATTATGTAGAATCGAGGAAAACTACCGGAAATATATGCAAGCGTCATTGGTCAGTACATTGGTGATACAGTTCTTTTACAGGACATTAACGAAAATCAAATCCAAGTAGCTGTATTCAAAAAGAACAATTCACAGATTTATTTCACTCATGGCTGGTCTCGATTGAAAGATTTCTATAACATCAATGCCGGCGCTTGGATTACTCTTTTGTTCATCAGTCCTTTTGTCTTCTTTATTCGGGTACCATACATTACTGGTGTGGAAATCACCTATCCTCATAGGACTCCCCCATATAAACTTGTGTTGGAAAAACCTTTCCTAGAAGCAACTTCAAATGGACCTATTCCCTACTTTGTCCTTCCAAAAGTTTTTACCCACAGTCTTGAAAAAACCCTCACTGCTCCTGATGTTGAGACTGGGACTTTGGTATGTTTCATTTCTCATGCTACAATATCTTtaatactttgtattcattaCTAAATGTTGTGTTGTTTAATTATGCAACAGACAATCTATTGGAGAGGTTTCTGTCAAAATGCACTCCCTAATGAAGAGACTAAACTCAGATTAATTGACTGGCTTGGTAACACCTGGGATCACTGTGATTTGAAGTTTGACAATGGCCCTTATATCAGCTGCAAAATTTCAGGACAATGGGGAGATGTTTGCAAGGTACATAAACTGTCCGAGGGTGTAGTTGTTAAATTCGGTGTTACTAAGTCATCTAACAATAGGACTATCTACTTTAAGCTATCCCCTTTCATTGGTGTTAAAACTACCCTGCATGCTCCGTCAACATCCAGCAATCGGAAGAAATTCTACCAAAGTCAGTACTATTATATGCTCTAGATCTCTCTCTAGCTATCCTTCAACTCTAACTCCTCTATCTGTTTTGTAACTTATGCTATAATGTACCAAACAATATTTAATTTCCATCCTTTTTGCCATTAGTGGATCTCAATATCAAGGTCATACTCTTTTAAGGACCATTTTGGTGATGAATGTAAGGACATGTACCATAATTACTACTATTTAACTTTTAATCCCTAATGCTTTTTGTTTGTTCAATGATGTTACCAATTTGATTAATATCCATATGCTTCTTGCTAGCATAATTTGATCCATATCATCTATGGTTGGCAACAACCATGATTGTTATATAAATGCAGTTTCTacaaacccgtgcatcgcacgggtcggTTACTAGTTCACATAATAACAGCAAAGTGCTCCTGAATTCTATTTTGGGTTTTGACTAATTAACTAAGACAGTACTAAAATAACAACATTGAATATTGAACCAAAAAAAGATAGTCAACGgttgagatatatatatatatatatatatatatatatatatatatatatatatatttgccaaATTTCAAATACTAGTACTCCCATGAACAAAGACTGGTTAAGATAGCAACCATTCTGATTAAAATTTAGATgataaaatgaaatttatttatttattaaaaccTCTTTATTAATTATAGGTAGTGGAGTACATAAGTAGGTTgaaatacaataaataaataaatgtatattaCTGGGTTAAAAATTAACACTATTCactgaataattaatatatgacAATGTTTCAAATtgaattactaaaaaaaatggtAATATGAGGGGAAAATAACACTAGTTTAATATAAGTGCTAATATGACCACCTAAATAGGTAGTTCATCTAATAACTGTCGACGATATtcttaagaaataaaaattcatgaCCCACATATTTTTTACGGCTCAAAAGGTTACTAATTGATGacaatttaatatcaaatgcaTATTTGTTTTATGCCGGAGCACTACactcttttttagttttttctttctcctaaATTCCCTCATGCCTCATGGCTTTATAGATAAGACTTTTAATGAAGCAATTTTAATTACTTTTCAACCCACTTTGGTTTTAGTCTAATTATCTCTTTCAACTGAGTTTTTCTCtttgcttaaaaaataaataatctaaCCGAtatcaattaattcattttttcaattataaaaattatgaagattatcttctaaatttatttttttttgctttcaccaccagtttaatctagttcagggtcagttctgacatcaagtgattccagccccctcccgatcatagttacgggggatcgaaccgtgatcctccctaccaagttcagcatcaattttaaatttaagagacaatatttattattcttctcgatgttttgaatatttttatcaacTTGATCCACCTTGTACGATGTCCATATTGGAGTTTATCCTATGAATGTGAGACATGCTATTGCTCTCAAGTCTCAAATGCACAAAACCAACATCGTGTTTTTACACTATTGGCCAAGATGAATATTTCTTGGCTTTGAATAGCTTCAATATCACAATGTCCACTAGTCAATACATTTTTTTCCCTTTCCCCTCTCTCTTCCCATAAACCTTCATTCCAAGAACCTAAAATTTTGACTTAGACTTTCATAGCAAtttggattattttattttattttatttaactaCTTTGGAGGAGACATGTattgatgtatatatataagataagatGAGTTCAAGTAACTCAATGCAAACATATTCTACACATCCTATTCTTAATCAATAAACTTTGCTTCATTATTTGTCACCAAATTAATCACTCCAAAATCATATAACTTTCAAAAATGGAATTTATAACTTGTGCATTACTCCTTCTCTTGACATGTACCACACTTCATTTCCTTAGTAGAATCATAAAACCAAACCATAATCTTCCGCCGGGCCCAACCCGTTTTCCGATCATCGGAAACCTCTTTGAACTTGGAGAAAAACCACACCAATCTTTAGCCAAACTAGCAAAGATTCATGGTCCAATAATGAGCCTAAAACTAGGAAGAATAACAACTATAGTAATTTCTTCAGCTGAAATGGCCAAAGAAGTGCTATTAACTCATGACCAATTCTTGTCAAATAGAACAATTCCTCAATCTGTTTCTGTTCTCAACCATGAACATTTTAGCCTTGCTTTCATACCCGTTTCGCCACTTTGGCGCGAGTTGAGAAAAATATGCAATAGCCAATTATTTGCACATAAGACTCTTGATGAAAGCCAAGATGTAAGGCGCAATAAAGTTCAACTACTTCTTCATGATGTGCACAAAAGTAGCCAAATTGGTGAAGCAATAGACATTGGAAACGAAGTATTCAAAACGACGATAAATTTATTATCGAACACTATTTTCTCTGAAGATTTGATTCAATCTACCGGAACAGCCGGAGAGTTTAAGGACTTGGTTACAAACATTACAAAATTAGTTGGATCACCAAACATAGCTGATTTTTTCCCATTGCTCAAGGTCATTGATCCTCAAGGTGTGAAAAGACAACAAACTAAGAATGTTGCTAAGGTGTTGGACGTCTTCGATCGATTGATTCGGAAACGTTTGAAGTCGATGGATGAAGATTCTAACACACACAATGACATGTTAGATGCCTTGCTGAATATTTCTAAAGAAAATGATATGATGGACAAAAACCTAATTGAACATTTGGCACATGTATGTTTTCTCCTCTCCCTTAATAGtacatttatattatatgcatcactattaaataaaattttaatttatattatatgcatcactattaaataaaattttaattaaggacaaaaaaaaacttctaattCCTTCATCCATAAGTTTAGTGATACAACTTATAGCTAgagataaatttttttattgctaattcatcaattttttgaaattattttgtatttgtagTATTACTTTGACAAACCTACTCACTCTCTTCGAAATAATGACTTATAGGATATTTTTGTCGCGGGAACGgacacaacaacatcaacacttGAATGGGCAATGACGGAACTAGTACTCAACTCAGAGATCATGTCAAAAGCAAAAAAGGAGCTAGAAGAAGTAATAGGCAAAGGTAAACCTATTGAAGAATCAGATATTGCTAGACTCCCGTATCTGCAAGCAATCATAAAAGAGACATTTCGATTGCACCCTCCAGTTCCTCTTTTGCTCCCTCGAAAAACAGCAAAAGACGTGGAGCTATGTGGTTTCACCATCCCAAAAGATGCGCAAGTGTTAATTAATGTGTGGACTATTGGTAGAGATCCAACTTTGTGGGACAATCCAACTTTGTTCTCACCTGAAAGATTTGTTGGGTCAAATATTGATGTAAAGGGTAGGAGTTTTGAACTCGCGCCATTTGGTGCTGGAAGAAGAATATGTCCCGGTATGATGTTAGCTTTAAGGATGTTGCTTTTGATGTTAGGGTCATTGATCAACTCCTTTGATTGGAAACTTGAAGATGACATGAAATCAGAAGATATGGACATGGACGAAAAATTTGGAATTACCTTGCAAAAGGCACAACCTCTTCGAGTTGTTCCTGTTAAGATTAGCATTTAATTGAATAAGGTAGCAAGTATATATGTGCCTAGTTTTTAtgtcaaaaatcaaaatgttaTGTATGTTTTTGTCATtgttatttgaaatatttattaagcttatgaaaataaatgtaTGCATGTAACTACATATTGATAAGGGAACATTGATCAATATCCATATGCATGGGTTACTCCAGAATTAAAGAATAGTCATTCACATatactcacacacacaaaatactaagcaaaattatgttttggttctttaacttttattattatatttttttgcaacAAATTTGTCATCAAATCTAAGATATTGTTGTAAAATTACCCTTTAGTTTCTTAAGTTTTGATGTTCGATTCTCTCTAATGCCAATTTGAGTGGATTAATTtagctttttcttttaaaaaaaataataattaccatgtagtcaataatatttttttttatttcccaactttttatatttttttaaaagtaagttCGAATTCAAATGCTACATATTGATTCGATTGTAACTAAAGTTCATTATTACTCTCTCcgatttcttataaaaaaggaccaattttttcccaaaatatttcttataaaaaggaccggagggagtattagaaTGTTGTTATACATCGGGATAATATATTTCTATGTAAGAAAGTCTTTGATAGACAGGTGTGGAGCGTTGAAAAAGATGATCAATACCCTATAAAAGGAGTGTGCAAGTTTTTGACCGATTTAGATCTTCTCATGGTTTTTCTCTTATGTCTTCCATTTAACATAAATTTCaatcattcatttattttttctctcttttctaaactaatttttttttcttctttataaaTTCACCACCCTTAGATGAGCAAAATGAGAGAGAGTTGGACCAAAAAAGTACGAGAGGATCAAAATCGATTTTTGACACATGTTCTATTGAGTATTGACAAGTGATTCAACAATTTCATGCACCATTTAGAATAAGCAAAGTTTTGTTGAAAATGTCCGTCTTTCATGTGTAGGTGGTTGCGGTATGAAAGAAACTTCAAAACACCTATTTTTTGAATGGAATTATTTTGGGAGTATTTGAAATGCAATTCTAAAATAGTTGGATATTTATAATGCTTTTTCAAATAATGGGTACAAATACAATCACACTACACAATTTTGTAGCCTTGTTTGTCACTcgaaaattataaaagaatcGTGCGTTTTTGGTAATATATGACTATCTAGCAAGCATCGACACTCCTCATattaggcgtgtccgtgtctgacacgtgtcggtgtcggtgtccgacacagacacatatgattacactaaattatgtcacttttccaaatttttatcggtatCGACGTGTCAGTAtctgtgtcgtgtccggtgtccgtgtctgtgttcgtgcttcatagatgactatcttttattttaatatatttcggGTGTTGCAGCTGGCTTACCATTTGCATCCcttttgcctaaaaaaaaaggttaatgtaCGTGTTTGCATATATGGTGAAAGAACGTAATAACAATATTCTTTTTGGACGGAAAGAATCATCCATATAtgtagataaaataaaaatttatctttaaGGGTGGTTCAAATAAAGTCCCCTAAATTTCGTTAAGATTTAAAAtagatatatttttgttttgatctcATTGTAGCTTATATTGTCTTGTAGTGTTTGGGGTTTATAGATCTGTTTCCATATTTTGTTGAAGGcatatattgtttatttttagtcTATTCCTTGTACACATTATGCTTGAGTAGAGTATTTTAATATATGTAACAAACAAAAAGA from Trifolium pratense cultivar HEN17-A07 linkage group LG1, ARS_RC_1.1, whole genome shotgun sequence includes these protein-coding regions:
- the LOC123920321 gene encoding geraniol 8-hydroxylase-like; the encoded protein is MEFITCALLLLLTCTTLHFLSRIIKPNHNLPPGPTRFPIIGNLFELGEKPHQSLAKLAKIHGPIMSLKLGRITTIVISSAEMAKEVLLTHDQFLSNRTIPQSVSVLNHEHFSLAFIPVSPLWRELRKICNSQLFAHKTLDESQDVRRNKVQLLLHDVHKSSQIGEAIDIGNEVFKTTINLLSNTIFSEDLIQSTGTAGEFKDLVTNITKLVGSPNIADFFPLLKVIDPQGVKRQQTKNVAKVLDVFDRLIRKRLKSMDEDSNTHNDMLDALLNISKENDMMDKNLIEHLAHDIFVAGTDTTTSTLEWAMTELVLNSEIMSKAKKELEEVIGKGKPIEESDIARLPYLQAIIKETFRLHPPVPLLLPRKTAKDVELCGFTIPKDAQVLINVWTIGRDPTLWDNPTLFSPERFVGSNIDVKGRSFELAPFGAGRRICPGMMLALRMLLLMLGSLINSFDWKLEDDMKSEDMDMDEKFGITLQKAQPLRVVPVKISI
- the LOC123920310 gene encoding uncharacterized protein LOC123920310, whose product is MESEKTREREREGERERARKRERLAEEGVASSGAPAGDGGGGNLSFSSSIQLLQSPFAIIDGPKSSAAGNPDEIVKLLPFLFGQLSASLVPADSSKSLPHRKLKIGVVLSGDQAPGGHNVISGIYVVYVDVKGKATNSSLRGRTSMTVGASMVYQPELKKDKRKGKPPAHPKNRGKLPEIYASVIGQYIGDTVLLQDINENQIQVAVFKKNNSQIYFTHGWSRLKDFYNINAGAWITLLFISPFVFFIRVPYITGVEITYPHRTPPYKLVLEKPFLEATSNGPIPYFVLPKVFTHSLEKTLTAPDVETGTLTIYWRGFCQNALPNEETKLRLIDWLGNTWDHCDLKFDNGPYISCKISGQWGDVCKVHKLSEGVVVKFGVTKSSNNRTIYFKLSPFIGVKTTLHAPSTSSNRKKFYQSQYYYML